The genomic interval GTCGCGACGCTGCTCGAGATGCGGGACAGCGGCCAGTTCGAGGACCTGCGCGCCGCTGCCTCCGCGGAGCTGGGCGTCGAGGAGTACGAGGGCCACTTCGGCTGGCCCGCCTATGAGGAGCGCGGGCGCGAGAACAGGGTGGTGTCGTCTCCGTAGCGCCGCGTCAGGGCGTCAGCTCCGCGGCGATTCGCGAGGCGTCCGCGGCGGTCCACGGCTTCGGATTGAAGACGTAGAGGGTGCGGGCGCCGGGTGGAACCGCGAGGGGCTCATCGAGCGCGAGTCCCACGCTGCCCTGGCAGGGCGGGGGAATCCCGCGAGCGAAACGGCTCCGCCAGACAGACGCCTCCGGACCCATGCGGAAGAGCTGAGGCACGACCTCGTCCACGGGGGCTCGCGCCACCCAGCTCCCCGAGACACACCAGGATGCCAGCCCCGTGATGGACAGCCGATGGGTCGACGGCAGCCGCGCGCGCAAGGCGTGGAGCAGCGAGAGATAGGCGTCGTACTCGGATGCTCGCGCGTCGAAGTCGAGCTGCAAGCCCGTCGCGTCGGGCCGGACCGCGAGGGCGACGAGCCGGTCCGCGAGCTCGGAGATTCGCTCAGGTGTGTATCGCGCGAGCGAGGCACCCGCGCGCATCTCCAGTCGCACGGTGGCGCGGGGCACCATGCCCGGAGGCATGAGCAGCGGCTGCCGGCGCGCACGGACGAGGCTCGACGTATCCGTCAGTTCGACGGTCGCCAACAGGAACGCCACCTCGACAGGTTGTCCCGCGAGGAACCGCAGGTCCTCCGGCCGCTCCCAGGCCCAGAGCACCACGCGAGGAGGCTCGGACGTGGGAACACAGGCGAGCGCCGCGCAGAAGAGAAGGAGCGCGGTGACAACCCAACGGCTCACGGAGAAGGACCTCACTCAG from Myxococcus stipitatus carries:
- a CDS encoding DUF3142 domain-containing protein; protein product: MSRWVVTALLLFCAALACVPTSEPPRVVLWAWERPEDLRFLAGQPVEVAFLLATVELTDTSSLVRARRQPLLMPPGMVPRATVRLEMRAGASLARYTPERISELADRLVALAVRPDATGLQLDFDARASEYDAYLSLLHALRARLPSTHRLSITGLASWCVSGSWVARAPVDEVVPQLFRMGPEASVWRSRFARGIPPPCQGSVGLALDEPLAVPPGARTLYVFNPKPWTAADASRIAAELTP